Within Runella rosea, the genomic segment GTATTGCCCTTCATACATCATTCCATATGTATCATAGCCTCCAACACTAATTCCCTGCTTTTTAGATTTGCAGTCTACATAATTACCCATTCCATAGTTGGGCAGGTTTTTTTGCCCAAAATTCACCGAGTCTACTTGACACAGGCCATCGTTATTACAAATTCCTGAATCAAATAAGCAATAACTCACTTTTCGGCTCTTACCAACCACTACTTTTTTCACGAAAAGCCCTTTTTTTTGCTTCTTTATCAATCTAAACTCCACCCATCCATCTACGTGAAAATGATTATGACCGGGCTGGTCGTCAAAGTAATTGGTGCCAGCATCATAGTCATGCCATTCAATTTTGTCCCCATTTTTTTTATATACACGCTGGTATAACTTTTGCCTTGGGAAAGCCCCATTTGCGCATTTAGAAGCCGAATCCACACGGGTATCTCCGCAATACCATTCTCCTTTGCCAACCGTTTCCAGGGGACCATCGCCAATATTGGCAATAGAAGCCGCAAAACGTAATTGACCTGGATAGTAGGGGTCATCTTTGGGATATTCTTTCCACTGTGTCTGCGTAAATGTAGGAAGAATGATAAAATCTGGTAAAAGTTCGCACGATGCCCCTTCCTCTTCACAACTACATCCAGCTCCGTTTTCGATACTACATGGACCTTTGACTAAGTCGGGCATGGGATTTGAGGAAAACTCAAGGGTAAAGAAATTCAGGCTTCCTCTTGCCCCTGTCTTCAGATCTGAAATAAGAAGTTTCCAAGTTCCATTAGGATTGGTATGATTGTTAAGAAACTCAAAACGTCCGTTGGGCGTATATTCTCCCTCAAAAGGAGCCTTTCCATCTTGAATATACCCAGAGAAACCATTGGCCCGAAAGCAAGTTCCGTTATAATTGGCACCAACATCTCCTCCGTTTCGATTACTCAGCCAAATACTTGCCCCAGCGGGATTAATAAGTTCAATTTTTAGGTCAGATACTTTACTGTGTGTAATGTCAAAGCAAACTTTTGTCAAACCAAAATTCATATCTATTTGTGGGGGCAACCCCTTGATTTGGACAGAAAATGTATCAGCTAGCTCTTTACCGTTAAAATCAGCTATACGCCCTCCTTGCGCATAAA encodes:
- a CDS encoding proprotein convertase P-domain-containing protein gives rise to the protein MRFVIVHTIGTLLLWVTLVTDSFAQTFYAQGGRIADFNGKELADTFSVQIKGLPPQIDMNFGLTKVCFDITHSKVSDLKIELINPAGASIWLSNRNGGDVGANYNGTCFRANGFSGYIQDGKAPFEGEYTPNGRFEFLNNHTNPNGTWKLLISDLKTGARGSLNFFTLEFSSNPMPDLVKGPCSIENGAGCSCEEEGASCELLPDFIILPTFTQTQWKEYPKDDPYYPGQLRFAASIANIGDGPLETVGKGEWYCGDTRVDSASKCANGAFPRQKLYQRVYKKNGDKIEWHDYDAGTNYFDDQPGHNHFHVDGWVEFRLIKKQKKGLFVKKVVVGKSRKVSYCLFDSGICNNDGLCQVDSVNFGQKNLPNYGMGNYVDCKSKKQGISVGGYDTYGMMYEGQYIQLPKNLKSGQYFLEIEIDPSRIYKEKKRSNNLFTMPVVISKQS